The Nocardioides campestrisoli genome includes a window with the following:
- a CDS encoding type II secretion system F family protein: MTIYLLLGLLMVTLSIVLVAMATAAPTKEAGLSRSLAALQSMGDVPKELTAELDRPFAERVLAPFQGRALTIGRRFTGADSTERTYRKLELAGNPTGWTVDRVVALKVIGAVAGLGAAFLFSFMLSLGLMGKVVFVALGAVAGYFGPNMFLYQKAHDRQNEIGRGLADAIDLLTISVESGLAFDAAVQQVARNTDGPLAEEFSRVLREMQIGTGRGDALRALADRTNLDDLRSFVSALVQADAFGIPIAQVLRVQSSEMRTKRRQKAEEKAQQVPVKMTVPLIFCILPTLFIVVIGPAVISIMDSFA; the protein is encoded by the coding sequence ATGACGATCTATCTCTTGCTCGGCCTGCTGATGGTCACGCTGTCCATCGTCCTGGTCGCCATGGCCACCGCGGCCCCCACCAAGGAAGCCGGGCTGAGCCGCTCGCTGGCCGCCCTGCAGTCCATGGGCGACGTGCCGAAAGAGCTCACGGCCGAGCTTGACCGCCCGTTCGCGGAGCGAGTGCTGGCTCCCTTCCAGGGGCGGGCCCTGACCATCGGTCGCCGCTTCACGGGCGCGGACAGCACCGAGCGGACCTACCGCAAGCTCGAGCTGGCGGGGAACCCGACCGGATGGACCGTGGACCGGGTCGTCGCCCTGAAGGTCATCGGGGCCGTGGCCGGGCTGGGCGCGGCGTTCCTCTTCTCGTTCATGCTCAGCCTCGGGCTCATGGGCAAGGTCGTCTTCGTGGCACTGGGAGCCGTCGCCGGCTACTTCGGGCCGAACATGTTCCTCTACCAGAAGGCCCACGACCGGCAGAACGAGATCGGCCGGGGGTTGGCCGACGCGATCGACCTGCTCACCATCAGCGTCGAGTCGGGACTCGCCTTCGACGCCGCCGTCCAGCAGGTGGCCAGGAACACCGACGGACCGCTCGCCGAGGAGTTCTCCCGCGTCCTGAGGGAGATGCAGATCGGCACTGGTCGGGGCGACGCCCTGCGGGCGTTGGCGGACCGGACGAACCTCGACGACCTGCGCAGCTTCGTCAGCGCCCTGGTGCAGGCGGACGCGTTCGGCATCCCGATCGCCCAGGTGCTGCGGGTCCAGTCCTCGGAGATGCGGACCAAGCGTCGGCAGAAGGCCGAGGAGAAGGCGCAGCAGGTCCCGGTGAAGATGACGGTGCCGCTCATCTTCTGCATCCTGCCGACCCTCTTCATCGTGGTGATCGGTCCCGCCGTGATCAGCATCATGGACTCCTTCGCCTGA